A genomic stretch from Carcharodon carcharias isolate sCarCar2 chromosome 27 unlocalized genomic scaffold, sCarCar2.pri SUPER_27_unloc_1, whole genome shotgun sequence includes:
- the LOC121273769 gene encoding zinc finger protein 229-like, whose protein sequence is MEKPWKCGDCGKGFKTPSALEIHWRSHTGERPFTCSECGKGFTQSSQLQTHQRIHTGERPFGCPECGKGFSHLSSLQSHHRIHTGERPFTCSECGKRFSNSSHLRRHQRVHSGERPFTCPVCGKGFSDSSPLLMHKRVHSGERPFTCSECGKGFTRSSYLLTHQRVHTGDWLVCSECGKRFTRSSDLLAHQRLHTGDRPFTCYVCGKGFPRSSTLQTHQRVHTGERPFTCSECGKGFTRSSHLQTHQRVHTGERPFTCSHCGKGFTRSSHVLVHQRVHTGEKPFICSECGKGFSDSSTLLRHQRVHTREKPFTCTECGKGFTHSSHLQTHQQIHTGERPFTCSECGRGFTCSSELLRHHDSHTD, encoded by the coding sequence atggagaaaccgtggaaatgtggggactgtggaaagggattcaaaACCCCATCTGCGTTGGAAATTCATTGGCgcagtcacaccggggagaggccgttcacctgctctgagtgtgggaagggattcactcagtcatctcaactgcagacgcaccagcgaattcacactggggagaggccgttcggctgccctgagtgtgggaagggattcagccACTTATCCAGCCTGCAATCACACCaccgaattcacactggggagagaccgttcacctgttctgaatgtgggaagagattcagtaATTCATCCCACCTgcggagacaccagcgagttcattctggggagaggccattcacctgccctgtgtgtgggaagggatttagtgattcatccccCCTGCTAATGCACAAGcgagttcacagcggggagaggccattcacctgctctgagtgtgggaagggattcactcggtcatcctacctgctgacacaccagcgagttcacaccggggactGGCTCGTCTGTTCTgaatgtgggaagagattcactcggtcAAGCGACCTGCTGGCACACCAGCGGCTACACACTGGGGATAGGCCGTTCACCTGTtacgtgtgtgggaagggattccctcggtcatccaccctgcagacacaccagcgagttcacaccggggagaggccattcacctgctctgaatgcgggaagggattcactcggtcatcccacctgcagacacaccagcgtgttcacaccggggagaggccgttcacctgctctcactgtgggaagggattcactcggtcatcccatgTGCtggtacaccagcgagttcacaccggggagaagccattcatctgctctgagtgtgggaagggattcagtgattcatctaccctgctgagacaccagcgagttcacaccagggagaagccattcacctgcactgagtgtgggaaaggattcactcactCATCTCATCTGCAGACACATCAGCaaattcacaccggggagaggccgttcacctgctctgagtgtgggaggggattcaccTGTTCATCAGAGCTGCTGAGACACCATGACAGTCATACCGATTAG